The proteins below come from a single Serratia fonticola genomic window:
- a CDS encoding HlyD family type I secretion periplasmic adaptor subunit produces the protein MKLLLEGLRHFIQRYKQTFREVWKVRLQLDPPARTADELAFRPAHLELIETPVSPLPRWSMRAIMLFVFIALAWSVVGHMDVVAVASGKTITSGRTRIIQPLEPSIVKAIHARDGQHVKQGQVLVELDATTASAELQRIQEALNTARMSLARYTALLSAVRRKLKSESTPRKTGNNHIPRLLASSQQQLRDEGPIINAPSDIPATQKQTEQALLISQYQAFISQVDKQKLLIQQKSDEIGTLKSQITKATSMLALAEAKTADYRRLYDKKFASKHEWLAQEQEKVSLQNDLFIQRNRLQELSSAIEVQKQELSSIEAQFINNATEKLNQARDSTAQYEQEIAKNQKRKDILRLTSPVSGTVQQLAIHSVGGVVTEAQPLLAVVPDNEEVEVEVMIGNLDIGFIKKGQVAAIKIASFPYTRYGYLEGVVTTVSHDAVQDEKRGLLFPATILMKQSFILIDGVRVNLTPGMEVTAEIKTRQRRVIDYFLSPLRQYTSEAMRER, from the coding sequence ATGAAACTTTTGCTTGAGGGTTTACGTCATTTTATTCAGCGCTATAAACAGACCTTCCGCGAGGTTTGGAAAGTCCGCCTGCAATTGGATCCTCCTGCTCGTACCGCAGACGAGCTTGCTTTCCGGCCTGCGCATCTTGAGCTGATTGAAACACCTGTCTCCCCTTTGCCACGTTGGAGCATGCGCGCCATCATGCTGTTTGTCTTCATCGCGTTAGCCTGGTCCGTCGTTGGCCATATGGACGTGGTGGCCGTAGCCAGTGGTAAAACTATCACCTCTGGCCGCACGCGCATTATCCAACCCCTCGAACCCTCTATTGTTAAAGCTATTCACGCCAGGGACGGCCAACACGTCAAGCAGGGCCAGGTGCTGGTTGAACTGGACGCCACCACCGCCAGTGCAGAGTTGCAAAGAATACAGGAGGCGCTAAATACCGCACGGATGTCACTGGCCAGATACACTGCATTACTCAGTGCCGTACGGCGGAAGTTGAAATCAGAGAGCACACCGAGGAAAACGGGGAACAATCACATCCCCCGTTTGTTAGCCTCCTCCCAGCAACAGTTGAGAGATGAAGGACCCATTATCAATGCCCCGTCCGATATTCCTGCAACGCAAAAACAGACAGAGCAGGCTTTGTTGATCTCGCAATATCAGGCGTTTATTTCGCAGGTCGATAAGCAGAAACTGCTCATTCAACAAAAAAGTGATGAAATAGGGACCTTGAAAAGTCAGATAACCAAAGCGACTAGTATGCTGGCTCTGGCGGAGGCGAAAACTGCAGATTATCGCAGGCTTTACGACAAGAAGTTTGCCTCTAAACATGAATGGTTAGCGCAGGAACAGGAGAAAGTGTCATTACAGAACGATCTCTTCATTCAACGTAACCGGCTGCAAGAATTATCCAGCGCCATTGAGGTGCAAAAACAAGAACTGAGCAGTATAGAGGCGCAGTTTATCAATAATGCCACCGAGAAACTTAACCAGGCGCGAGATAGTACCGCCCAATACGAGCAGGAGATTGCCAAAAACCAAAAGCGCAAAGATATTCTGAGGCTGACGTCCCCCGTCAGCGGCACGGTCCAGCAGTTGGCTATTCACAGTGTAGGAGGCGTGGTCACTGAAGCACAACCGCTCTTAGCGGTTGTCCCCGATAATGAAGAGGTCGAAGTGGAAGTGATGATCGGCAATCTGGATATTGGCTTTATTAAAAAGGGACAGGTCGCTGCAATCAAAATTGCTTCATTTCCCTACACGCGTTATGGCTATCTTGAAGGTGTTGTCACGACCGTGTCACATGATGCCGTGCAGGACGAAAAACGCGGCCTACTGTTTCCTGCCACTATCCTGATGAAGCAAAGCTTTATCCTTATTGATGGTGTCAGGGTGAACTTGACGCCGGGTATGGAAGTCACTGCCGAAATAAAAACACGGCAGCGCAGAGTCATCGACTACTTCCTCAGCCCGCTCAGGCAGTACACTAGCGAAGCGATGCGTGAGCGCTAA
- a CDS encoding fimbrial protein: MKIIYFSLFISTLYAGDIHAKCYGNSLVTAPPITIDLSDKINENNPEWSGQVHTQFSGLFNCNSRNSRLGYFSPIDDTSKNTLTVGFSDGKHWVRIQTSAPERKEITLPEKGEHSATELNIGYTIKAALVKKSGSTTAAEHYYIDNSMMVSDWTGMTLWEIITWPIVQAGKFLSWLLGNGWPTDQRDMYMQPVNIIYKPKATTCSFENAGLMVKLPRLGLAQLADQHRPGYTPFSLNMRCDNRLENGTTDRGIDMFLSSNNLLASDSSVMIDTGVDSAKGIGIRLVQASQPALPVTMSSSNTHKGNATSLFTITAGHPLEPQFTLQMGAYYYPYNLTAAGKGKISTTATLNIIYE, encoded by the coding sequence ATGAAAATCATCTATTTTTCTCTATTTATCTCCACGCTGTATGCCGGCGATATCCACGCGAAATGCTACGGTAATTCTCTGGTGACAGCCCCCCCTATTACCATTGACCTATCTGATAAAATCAATGAAAACAACCCGGAATGGTCTGGACAAGTTCACACTCAATTCTCCGGCCTGTTTAATTGCAATAGTCGCAATAGCCGCTTAGGGTATTTCTCCCCCATCGATGACACGTCAAAAAATACCCTTACCGTCGGGTTTTCCGACGGTAAACACTGGGTGAGAATACAAACATCAGCACCAGAAAGAAAAGAGATCACTCTCCCGGAAAAAGGTGAACATTCCGCCACGGAGTTGAATATTGGCTATACCATTAAAGCCGCCTTGGTAAAGAAATCAGGGAGTACCACCGCAGCGGAACATTATTATATCGATAACTCCATGATGGTTTCAGACTGGACGGGCATGACACTCTGGGAAATCATTACCTGGCCCATCGTCCAGGCGGGAAAATTTTTATCCTGGCTGCTGGGCAATGGATGGCCGACAGACCAGCGTGATATGTATATGCAACCTGTCAATATTATCTACAAACCGAAAGCCACAACCTGCTCGTTTGAAAATGCAGGATTGATGGTTAAATTACCCCGATTAGGTCTTGCCCAGTTAGCCGATCAACATCGTCCTGGATATACCCCGTTCAGTTTGAATATGCGCTGCGATAACCGACTGGAGAACGGCACCACCGATCGTGGTATTGACATGTTTTTATCAAGCAATAACCTGCTGGCTTCCGATAGTAGCGTAATGATAGATACTGGCGTGGATTCAGCAAAAGGAATAGGTATTCGTCTGGTACAGGCCAGCCAACCAGCCCTCCCTGTTACCATGTCTTCATCCAATACCCATAAAGGCAATGCAACATCACTGTTTACTATTACGGCAGGTCATCCTCTTGAGCCTCAATTTACACTCCAGATGGGGGCTTATTATTATCCTTATAATCTCACCGCCGCAGGAAAAGGAAAAATAAGTACCACGGCCACACTGAATATCATTTACGAATAA
- a CDS encoding fimbria/pilus outer membrane usher protein, with protein sequence MMMKNNITPLLAFVALALTNRALAIEFDTRLLAGASREADLSRFYRQSDLPPGLHTFDIYVNGTWKGRFPLLFGDDPHDITLRYRDATLLGIDLSALSGRPASQRISLNALLQGGTFQQETATLSLRLQVPQAYILHAEKGYVNPQLWQQGESALLLSYNTTYYHSRFKLGEQTARDDLYSGVNSGLNIGGWQFRDNSTFSHHSDRGSQWRNNTRYLQRSFSSFTSTLTGGDFYSPGNLFDSLRLRGIALASDLNMLPNSQQGFAPVVQGVAQTNALVKVLQGGNVIYQENVPPGAFTFNSIQPTGSGGDLVVVVKEADGSEQSFTVPFSSVPNMLKQGVSRYDVVAGKVKQSHTHYEPTFLQSSLQYGVNNLVTGYAGILFSDDYRAYLLGSGWNLPIGALSVDITQANTHLYGRNEKGQSYRIAYSKYLDTTATNFTLAAYRYSTRGYYSFTDALYAHDGYRQYSDDAAKASTAGDGLTPSLDMNTLDGLRSARPRNTFSLNLNQRLDDNLGTLFFSGTQRDYWNEPGHSREYQLGYSNALGPVDYNVSASRIRNTHHNEETRYYMSVAIPFDAFGKSAYLSSSLAMTDRRYQQSQLSISGVSGDANQLSYTLSGANQPGGNNMASVNTQYRTPLSTLGGSYSEATSYRQAGLSARGSVVAIPGHLLAANETGHTLTIIDAPQASGLMVNGDSSILTNKQGLALVPYATPYRQNSLTLSDTPESSGAEIINNIGYTVPFRGAVNRVIFATDQRQSYTLKATFPDGSPLPFGAEVVDHAGEPVGYIGQSSILHIKMAQPPSSLTVKLNKRDTKECVITVTSAVFTPSTSLCH encoded by the coding sequence ATGATGATGAAAAATAATATTACCCCGCTTCTGGCCTTCGTTGCGCTGGCGCTCACGAACAGGGCTCTGGCAATTGAATTTGATACCCGCTTATTAGCCGGAGCATCGAGGGAGGCCGATCTCTCGCGCTTTTATCGTCAGTCTGATTTGCCCCCGGGGCTGCATACCTTTGACATTTATGTGAATGGCACCTGGAAAGGCCGCTTCCCCTTACTATTCGGCGATGACCCACACGACATCACGTTACGCTATCGCGATGCCACATTGCTGGGCATCGACTTGTCGGCATTATCCGGACGCCCTGCCTCACAGCGCATATCCCTCAATGCACTACTTCAGGGCGGGACTTTCCAGCAAGAAACCGCGACTCTCAGCCTTCGATTGCAGGTCCCCCAAGCGTATATTCTCCACGCAGAGAAGGGCTATGTTAACCCGCAACTCTGGCAGCAAGGGGAATCAGCCTTACTGCTCTCATATAATACGACCTACTACCATTCCCGGTTTAAACTCGGTGAACAAACCGCCCGGGATGACCTGTACAGCGGTGTGAATAGCGGATTGAATATCGGGGGATGGCAGTTTCGTGATAACAGTACGTTTTCTCATCATTCTGACCGAGGCAGTCAATGGCGAAACAATACCCGTTATCTGCAACGTAGCTTTTCCTCCTTCACCTCCACACTGACCGGCGGTGATTTCTACTCGCCCGGTAACCTCTTTGACTCTCTCCGTTTGCGAGGGATAGCGCTGGCTTCCGATCTCAATATGTTGCCCAATTCTCAACAAGGGTTTGCCCCGGTTGTGCAGGGGGTCGCGCAAACCAACGCGCTGGTCAAAGTGCTTCAAGGGGGGAACGTTATTTATCAGGAAAATGTGCCGCCTGGCGCCTTTACCTTCAACAGCATTCAGCCCACGGGATCCGGTGGAGACCTGGTCGTTGTCGTAAAAGAAGCGGATGGCAGTGAGCAATCCTTTACCGTCCCCTTCTCTTCCGTACCGAACATGTTGAAGCAAGGTGTGAGCCGTTATGATGTTGTCGCTGGTAAGGTTAAACAAAGTCACACCCACTATGAACCGACGTTCCTTCAGAGCTCGCTGCAATACGGGGTAAATAATCTGGTCACCGGTTATGCCGGGATCCTGTTCAGCGACGACTATCGTGCTTACCTGCTCGGCAGCGGCTGGAATCTGCCCATTGGCGCCCTTTCCGTCGACATCACCCAGGCGAATACACACCTCTACGGGCGTAACGAAAAGGGACAAAGCTACCGTATTGCCTACAGCAAATACCTGGATACCACGGCAACCAATTTTACTCTGGCGGCATACCGGTATTCGACCCGGGGTTATTACAGCTTTACTGATGCTCTCTATGCCCACGATGGCTATCGTCAATACTCTGATGACGCGGCCAAAGCGTCGACTGCCGGCGATGGCCTGACCCCGTCTTTGGATATGAATACGTTGGACGGCTTGCGTTCCGCACGTCCCCGCAATACTTTTAGCCTGAACCTGAATCAACGACTCGACGATAACCTGGGCACCCTCTTTTTCTCCGGAACTCAGCGTGATTACTGGAACGAACCGGGTCACAGCAGGGAATACCAGTTAGGGTACTCCAACGCATTGGGCCCTGTAGATTATAATGTGTCTGCGAGTCGGATCCGCAATACCCACCACAATGAGGAAACCCGCTATTACATGTCGGTCGCTATTCCCTTTGATGCCTTCGGCAAGTCCGCCTATTTAAGCAGCAGTCTGGCCATGACTGACCGCCGTTACCAACAAAGTCAGCTCAGCATCAGCGGCGTATCCGGCGATGCCAACCAACTCAGTTATACCCTGTCCGGCGCCAATCAACCTGGCGGCAACAATATGGCCAGTGTGAACACTCAGTACCGCACCCCGCTGTCTACGCTGGGCGGCTCCTACAGTGAGGCAACTTCTTATCGACAAGCCGGCTTGAGTGCACGCGGCAGCGTGGTAGCCATTCCTGGACACCTGCTCGCCGCCAATGAGACTGGACACACCCTGACCATCATTGACGCCCCTCAGGCATCGGGCCTGATGGTCAATGGGGACAGCAGTATCCTCACCAACAAACAGGGCCTGGCCCTGGTACCTTATGCAACACCTTATCGTCAAAACTCACTCACCCTGTCTGATACCCCCGAGTCATCCGGAGCAGAAATAATCAATAACATCGGCTATACCGTTCCCTTCCGTGGGGCCGTAAACCGCGTCATATTTGCCACCGACCAACGCCAATCCTATACCCTGAAAGCCACGTTCCCAGATGGGTCTCCTTTGCCTTTCGGTGCCGAGGTTGTCGATCATGCGGGAGAGCCCGTCGGTTATATCGGCCAAAGTAGCATTCTGCATATCAAAATGGCGCAACCGCCCTCCTCTCTCACCGTAAAACTCAATAAACGCGATACAAAAGAATGCGTCATCACGGTGACATCCGCGGTGTTTACTCCATCGACATCCCTTTGCCATTAA
- a CDS encoding type II toxin-antitoxin system RelB/DinJ family antitoxin, with the protein MNEQAQIGIKLDKALKEDVDIILRGLGIKPTMAITGLYQYILRHGALPFIIHTQVHTPQTLFGHLFMDYSVLKRTLGGILQPLTDGGRISEHERMGVMNMMREFTLNLRQLERVLPAPVRGQQIDWKVAFNGARRAFYVLEAGLKRHDSGGHFLEEDGVIKLTLAHRMLCEAQVVRRP; encoded by the coding sequence ATGAATGAACAAGCCCAGATTGGGATAAAGCTGGACAAGGCCCTGAAAGAGGATGTGGACATCATCTTGCGGGGGTTGGGTATCAAGCCGACGATGGCCATCACGGGGCTGTATCAGTATATCTTACGCCACGGGGCATTGCCTTTTATCATCCATACCCAAGTTCATACACCGCAGACGCTGTTCGGCCATTTATTCATGGATTATAGCGTGCTGAAAAGGACACTGGGTGGGATATTGCAGCCACTGACCGACGGGGGGCGGATCAGCGAACATGAACGCATGGGGGTCATGAACATGATGCGCGAGTTTACGCTCAACCTGCGCCAGCTTGAACGGGTGCTCCCCGCGCCGGTGCGGGGGCAGCAGATAGACTGGAAAGTGGCATTCAACGGGGCTCGCAGGGCGTTCTATGTACTGGAAGCGGGCTTGAAACGTCACGACAGCGGGGGGCATTTTTTGGAGGAGGATGGGGTGATAAAGTTGACGCTGGCGCACAGGATGCTGTGTGAAGCCCAGGTTGTCCGCCGTCCATAA
- a CDS encoding calcium-binding protein yields the protein MNNISRESDTSVISGSDADDVLRGSGIFEGGKGNDTIYAEEFGSEDTLRFNLGDGQDTIISDDWDQVQDTVQFGKGITQEMVGFVRSVDDLIVTVGDNGDQMTFRGFFAERDRQTFTRFEFADGSVWRNIRATEQWKSIDFAPVTRGTDADDRLRGSGIIEGGKGNDTLYADEWGSKDTLRFNLGDGQDTIYSYDLIDSGVQDIVQFGKGITQEMVGFARSGDNLVVMVGDSGDQMTFRDFFADTSSQTFTRFEFTDGSAWSNIQETARWKSTDFTPAIRGTDGNDVLRGGGIFEGGKGNDTIFAQELNSKDTLRFNLGDGQDTIYSRDLLYSGVQDTVQFGKGITQEMIDFVRAENGDLLVKVGNQGDQMTFRNFFADKNSQTFTRFEFADGSAWSNIRETAQWNQRGTDGDDNLLAASGLIEGGKGNDTLYVEGQGKKDTLRFNLGDGQDTIFSDDARRVQDSVQFGKGITHDMIGFTRSKYDLIVTVGDKGDQMTFRGFFTNSSRQTFTRFEFADKSVWGNIKESKTWKESIDKPAYSANDMPRPASSFGLESSVANQANSLLTAMATFAPQEGGIGFLPENNAQSAPILSASSVS from the coding sequence GTGAATAATATAAGTAGGGAGAGCGATACTTCGGTTATCAGCGGCAGCGATGCTGATGATGTACTGCGCGGCAGCGGTATCTTTGAGGGCGGGAAAGGCAACGACACTATCTATGCCGAGGAGTTCGGGTCGGAAGACACCCTGCGCTTTAACCTCGGCGACGGGCAGGACACCATCATCAGTGATGACTGGGATCAGGTGCAGGACACCGTGCAGTTCGGCAAGGGGATCACCCAGGAGATGGTCGGCTTTGTCCGCAGCGTCGACGACCTGATCGTGACGGTGGGGGATAACGGCGATCAGATGACCTTCCGCGGCTTCTTCGCTGAAAGAGACAGGCAGACCTTTACCCGCTTCGAGTTTGCCGACGGTTCCGTCTGGAGAAATATCCGTGCAACCGAGCAGTGGAAAAGTATCGACTTTGCCCCGGTCACTCGCGGCACCGATGCGGATGATAGACTGCGCGGCAGCGGCATCATTGAGGGCGGAAAGGGTAACGACACCCTCTATGCCGATGAATGGGGTTCAAAAGACACCCTGCGCTTTAACCTCGGCGACGGCCAGGACACCATCTACAGTTATGACTTGATAGATAGCGGCGTGCAGGACATCGTGCAGTTCGGTAAGGGGATCACCCAGGAGATGGTCGGCTTTGCCCGCAGCGGGGACAACCTGGTCGTGATGGTGGGGGATAGCGGCGACCAGATGACCTTCCGCGACTTCTTTGCGGATACAAGCAGCCAGACCTTTACCCGCTTCGAGTTTACCGACGGCTCCGCCTGGAGCAATATTCAGGAAACCGCTCGTTGGAAGAGCACCGACTTCACCCCGGCTATTCGCGGTACCGACGGCAATGACGTGCTGCGCGGCGGCGGGATCTTTGAGGGGGGCAAGGGCAATGACACCATCTTTGCCCAGGAACTTAACTCAAAAGATACCCTGCGCTTTAATCTGGGCGATGGCCAGGACACGATTTACAGCCGTGACTTGCTATATAGCGGCGTGCAGGACACCGTGCAATTCGGTAAGGGGATCACCCAGGAGATGATCGATTTTGTCCGCGCCGAAAATGGCGATCTGCTGGTTAAAGTCGGTAACCAGGGCGACCAGATGACCTTCCGTAATTTCTTCGCGGATAAAAACAGCCAGACCTTTACCCGCTTTGAATTTGCCGACGGCTCCGCCTGGAGCAATATCCGCGAGACCGCGCAATGGAACCAGCGCGGGACCGATGGCGATGACAACCTGCTTGCTGCCAGCGGCCTTATTGAGGGTGGAAAGGGTAACGACACCCTCTATGTCGAGGGGCAGGGCAAAAAAGACACTCTGCGCTTTAACCTCGGCGACGGCCAGGACACCATCTTCAGTGATGACGCACGGCGGGTGCAGGACAGCGTGCAGTTTGGCAAGGGGATCACCCACGACATGATCGGCTTTACTCGCAGCAAATACGATCTGATCGTGACGGTGGGTGATAAGGGTGACCAGATGACCTTCCGCGGCTTTTTCACCAATTCCAGCCGCCAGACCTTTACCCGCTTTGAGTTTGCCGACAAGTCCGTCTGGGGCAATATCAAAGAGAGTAAAACCTGGAAAGAGAGCATAGACAAGCCTGCATACAGTGCCAATGACATGCCGCGCCCTGCTAGCAGTTTCGGTCTGGAGTCGTCCGTGGCCAACCAGGCGAACAGCCTGCTGACGGCCATGGCAACATTCGCCCCTCAGGAGGGTGGGATCGGCTTCCTACCCGAGAATAACGCTCAGTCAGCACCGATACTGTCTGCCAGCAGTGTCTCATAA
- a CDS encoding type I secretion system permease/ATPase translates to MGLALLAQFHGVFVDIPQLIHQYGEGAGYFNETTLLLCAKSLNVKARIVKQPLARIAMANLPALALSKNGSHFIVGKVEDERVLIQDLVAQKTKVLSMEEFSARYDGRLLVMTSRASIAQALNKFDFTWFIPAMVKYRKLLLEVLAVSLVLQIFALITPLFFQVVMDKVLVNRSFTTLNVIAAGLLIVTLFDVGLSALRNYVFSHTTSRIDVELGAKLFRHMLNLPIAYFEARRVGETVARVRELENIRNFLTGQALTTILDMLFSAIFIIVMLFYSGWLTLIVLVSLPCYAIWSASITPLLRHRLNEKFARSADNQSFLVESVGGMGTIKAMAVEPHMARKWDNQLAAYVNASFKVTRLANIGQHGVQLIQKLVVVATLWGGAQLVIGGYLSVGQLIAFNMLAGQVAAPVIRLAQLWQDFQQVGISVERLGDVLNSKTEIPASKMVLPPIKGDIHFEDVVFRYHLDGPAILKNLTLQIKSGETIGIVGRSGSGKSTLTKLVQRLYVPEQGRVSIDGYDLALTDPAWLRRQIGVVLQENLLFNGSLRDNIALTDPGMALERVINAAKLAGAHDFITELPEGYDSQVGEQGGNLSGGQRQRIAIARALVTDPRILIFDEATSALDYESERAIMQNMHAICQNRTVIIIAHRLSTVRHADRIVAMDKGKIVEIGQHDELLARPEGYYAHLHSLQQG, encoded by the coding sequence ATGGGGTTGGCATTACTGGCACAATTTCATGGTGTTTTTGTCGATATTCCCCAGTTGATACATCAGTACGGTGAGGGGGCTGGCTATTTCAACGAAACCACACTACTGCTTTGTGCCAAGTCCCTCAACGTGAAAGCCAGAATAGTGAAGCAGCCTCTGGCACGTATTGCGATGGCTAACCTGCCCGCGCTGGCGTTATCCAAAAACGGTTCGCACTTTATTGTCGGCAAGGTAGAAGATGAACGTGTTCTGATCCAGGATCTGGTCGCGCAAAAAACCAAAGTGCTGAGCATGGAGGAATTCTCCGCACGGTATGATGGCCGCCTGTTGGTGATGACCTCGCGCGCCTCTATTGCCCAGGCCCTGAATAAATTCGATTTTACCTGGTTTATTCCCGCCATGGTTAAATACCGCAAGTTACTGCTCGAAGTGCTGGCGGTTTCCCTGGTCCTGCAGATATTTGCGTTAATCACCCCGCTTTTTTTCCAGGTGGTGATGGATAAGGTGCTGGTAAACCGCAGCTTTACTACGCTGAATGTGATTGCCGCTGGCCTATTGATTGTCACCCTGTTTGATGTCGGTCTCTCGGCATTACGTAATTATGTGTTCTCTCATACCACCAGTAGAATTGACGTGGAGCTGGGCGCCAAGCTCTTCAGGCATATGCTGAATTTGCCCATTGCTTATTTTGAGGCTCGAAGGGTGGGCGAAACCGTTGCCAGGGTGCGCGAGCTGGAAAACATTCGCAACTTCCTGACTGGTCAGGCGCTGACCACCATCCTCGATATGCTCTTTTCGGCGATCTTTATTATCGTCATGCTGTTTTACAGTGGCTGGCTGACGCTTATTGTTCTGGTTTCCCTGCCTTGCTACGCCATCTGGTCTGCCAGCATTACGCCGCTACTGCGCCACCGACTCAACGAGAAATTTGCCCGCAGCGCAGATAACCAGTCCTTTTTGGTGGAATCGGTCGGAGGCATGGGGACCATCAAAGCCATGGCCGTCGAACCGCATATGGCGCGCAAGTGGGATAATCAGCTAGCCGCCTATGTTAATGCCAGTTTCAAAGTGACCCGCCTGGCCAACATTGGTCAACACGGCGTGCAGCTAATCCAGAAACTGGTCGTGGTCGCGACGCTCTGGGGCGGTGCGCAATTGGTGATTGGTGGGTATTTGTCGGTGGGGCAGTTGATCGCCTTTAACATGCTGGCCGGCCAGGTCGCCGCGCCGGTCATTCGCCTGGCACAGCTTTGGCAAGATTTTCAGCAGGTAGGCATCTCCGTTGAACGCCTGGGTGATGTGCTCAACAGTAAAACCGAAATTCCCGCCAGTAAGATGGTACTCCCGCCCATTAAGGGCGATATCCACTTTGAAGATGTCGTCTTCCGCTATCACCTTGATGGCCCGGCTATCCTCAAAAACCTGACGTTGCAAATCAAGTCTGGGGAAACTATTGGTATTGTTGGCCGCTCCGGTTCAGGTAAGAGTACGCTGACCAAGCTCGTCCAGCGGCTTTATGTGCCCGAGCAGGGGCGTGTTTCCATCGATGGCTATGATCTCGCCCTGACCGATCCGGCCTGGCTGCGTCGGCAGATTGGCGTGGTGCTGCAGGAAAACCTGCTGTTCAACGGCTCGCTTCGCGACAACATCGCGCTGACCGATCCGGGCATGGCCCTTGAGAGGGTCATCAACGCAGCAAAACTGGCGGGCGCGCATGATTTTATTACGGAACTGCCCGAAGGCTACGACAGCCAGGTTGGAGAGCAGGGGGGCAATCTTTCCGGTGGACAACGCCAGCGTATTGCTATCGCCAGGGCGCTGGTTACCGACCCACGCATTCTTATTTTTGACGAGGCTACCAGTGCACTCGACTATGAGTCCGAGCGGGCCATCATGCAAAACATGCACGCAATCTGCCAGAATCGCACCGTCATTATCATCGCCCACCGCCTTTCCACGGTTCGCCATGCCGATCGTATTGTGGCAATGGACAAAGGAAAAATTGTAGAGATTGGTCAGCATGACGAATTATTAGCAAGGCCAGAGGGCTATTACGCCCATCTGCACAGTTTGCAGCAAGGATGA